In Tripterygium wilfordii isolate XIE 37 chromosome 17, ASM1340144v1, whole genome shotgun sequence, the genomic window ttagtCTCTAAATACCCAAAGGGAATTAATGTCagacaaattaatttatattttgctaTGTATCTAACATCTAcggttttttttctttgaattggtTCAAGGCATTTAAGTGGTGAATCTTTGAGCTCCCTGAGTGTGAAGGAGCTGAAGCAGCTGGAGAACAGACTTGAAAGAGGAATTAGTAGAATCAGGTCTAAAAAGGTACAAATTGGCAGAACCCactccaagaaaagaaaagaaaaactacatataaattatatatatagatatcattTTTACTATATAGCTTGATATATATTGACGAATAACTCTCTatcttatatatattttccCACTATTTTGATCTGATTTAATGCCTGTTATTCATCTCCTGGAACAGCATGAAATGTTGCTTGCTGAAATTGAGTACTTTCAGAAAAGGGTAATTACTGTCTTCCCACAATaacttttaatttcttttatatatatatataaatgatttcTGATGAAAGCCTTGTAGATATGATTTCTCTGGTACATGtttgattaattgattaattgTAGGAGGTTGAGATGGAAAATGAGAGTGTTTTTCTTCGAactaaggtatatatatatatgatcgaGCAATAGATTTATCAACTTCCCTATTTGCATCAtattgtgtatatgtgtatatttatatatatttacgtCATATATATACTAGTTTAATTTGTGATGAAAATGATCAGATAGCTGAAGTAGAGAGGCTCCATCAGCAAGCAAACATGGTGACAGGCCCCGAACTGAACGCGATCCAGGCATTGGCTTCGCGCAATTTCTTCGACCCAAACATGCTTGAGACTGCAGGAACTGCCTTTTCTCATCCTGACAAGAAGATACTCCATCTTGGGTAATCCATCATCATCTGTGGCTTTATGAGTTTGACATTAAagaataactatatatatatatatatatatatatattctcacttCCACTAATTGTCATTGTTCCTTGCAGATGAAGCAGTGGAGAACAAGTATGCATGCAAATGGAAATGGTGGTACGTGATGgtaataatattattagttgGAAATCAATAAAGATATGTCTTTTAATTGTACTATGAATTTGTATTTCCAAGGATAAATTGGAACAAGTGTTCTATTTGAACTGCCACTCCCTCTCCCCCTGGAAGCatgattttatttatatagTTTTTGTGGGACTCTTATGTAATAATTAACTCTAAGTTGGAAGATAATGGTATGTATGTGTGAACTTATACTCTTTTCTATTTCTTCGAAAATGATAAGGATTCCAGAAGAAGTTGATATCTTAGTTATCTCAGACGCACATTAGTCAAGTGAATTTGTGAGTTTCATGTCCCACATGATACACGTGAAACCCTTGAGAGCATTCGTAACCCTGGATCTCAGCCCATGATCTTGTGGCCCAAATTTGAAGATGTAGCCACGGATCTCTACTCGAGTCCATGACTATTCACAACTGTAAAAGTGTTATGTAAAACCCATACTTGTTGACCCAATTACTCGAAAGTCCATGCTCAATCACACTTTACTTGAAGCCCATAGTCAAGCCCTTAAAACTGTGAAGCCCAAATAGGGTATGAGGCCCACGAAACTCTACAGAAGCCCAAGAAAACTTAAGCCTGTAAAGCCCGTACTCAAGATCGTTTGTGACCCAGGATCTCAGACAATGGACCATTTGCGGCGAATTTCAAGATGTAGCCCACTGAACTCTACTGGGCCACCCTCAAGCACTCAAGATCTTTTTATCTCAGCCCATGAACTATTGCACAAATTAGGAGAAATGGCCCATGGAACTCTACTGGACCCCTCGAAAACTCACAACTATTAAGCCCATAATCGAGCCTCTACGATCATTCGCAACCCTGCCGCTCAGACAAATCAATCCTGCAAACgagtagaaagtagaaactccACACATTTAGTGAGGGGGAAGCAGTTCAAAGTTCACACATTTACGTAGTAGTGGATCAaggttttataaaataaatacatagaAGACAGAAGCAACCACTCGATGAGCAATGGATCAATTCACTTTGCATTGCATCTAATACAACAAACTGAGTACTAGCATATTATAATATTGTCAGAGAATGTGACAACTTTTTGCTCGACTGCGGAGCTCCTCAGTCTCCTTCTGCGCTTTCTCTAAGTTCTCCCTGAGTTTGCGGATTTCATCATTTGACTTCTCTTGCGCTAATTGGGCCATCTCTTGTGCCTTCAGCCGTGCAGCTTGCTCCGCTGCCAATTGCTGTTCAAGTCTACTGTTCGTCTCTCTGAGCTTTTCCTCAACCTAAAGAAAAACGTCGATGATAAACGACAGTCAAGATTTCCAAACACTTATTGCGCAGATAAACCGGAAGGATGGGCAGaacaaacaaaatacaaatagaaACACAACACGAAAGGAATGAATGAATAAATCCCTAAAGCCCTTGGTATCTTGCTTCCAAGGAAACACCGCATCAAACATTCAAAAAACCCAAGCAAGAGAAGCCTTGCTAGTGGTTTTTTCCCCACACCAATCTATATCCCCTCAACACATCAATTATTTCACAAGGAAAACGAAAACCAAGAGAACACCAATGGCGAAAGCACTCTGCTGGGCCAACACTGACACTGGGAGATGAAAGTTCATTCCATAAATGTTTCTCATTCCATAGCTTTTATCTTAGGTAAACACCAAAAAGCTTAATGGACTACCCATgttaaaaaattgaataaaaccCAACTACCTTGTTTGAAATGTAATTTGCCACAAAGCACAGCATGTATACCATAAATGAAAACATAAGAAAACTGCATATGCAGAACAGAtgtcaaatttgaaatttgtcaAATATTTCTTAGTAAAATCATGGATAACTTGATCAAATCACATGAATGAAAACATAAGAGGACTGCATATGCTGAACAAATGTCAAATTTGTCAGATATGTCTTAGTAAAATAAtggataacttgttctattgattTGATACGTGAACTCTCTCTTAGCATTACTCagtatttaatatattttgataAATGACACCAACACTATATGACAAATCACAATCTATAAGATAAATATCAACTCGCTTTTGGCCTAAAGCATATAAGGATTCCAAGCAGAGAGGGAAAGAGATTGCAAATTCCATACCGTCAGCATGCAAAGAGGGAAAGAGTGACCAGCTACATCAAACAGAAAACAATACCATGGACTATGTCTACTCCATGAAGGTAATCCAATCAGTAAAATCAGTGTGAAGAATAGAGGTCTTAAAAGTTAATTTACCATTTTAAACAAGAGGGCATTTAAAGTGCCTAATGGATGAGATTTATTTGTGGATGAGATTTTTTTGcggatgagatttttttttgcatttgctAAAGCAGCACTCTATTCAATTGGTCATAGACATTATAAATAATTTCTGtggtaaaagagaaaatatggTAGATGGCCTGGGCCAATAATTGCCAGAACAATTTCATGAAGGGAAGGGAATCCTGCAATATCACTGTTAGGCATCTTATATCAATCGCTCTCCCTCTGTCTCTCTCCCATGCTTCTTAATCAAATGTCCggaaacaacatatatataatctagCCTGcaatatattaaagaaataaagaatacaaaacaaacaaagagaAGCATAAGTAGAAAAACAGGAGTACCATCTCAGTGATCTGCTTTAGCTGCTCTTCATATGATGCATTAATCTGCTCCTTTAGCTCCAATATTTCACGTTTTGAATATCCACTTAAGGAGTTAACCTCTTCTTGTTGATCGCGAAGTTTCCTAGCCCCTTTCTACAATATTCATGAATTTATTATCAAGAAACAATTACAGTTGATTcgcaaaaaaattataaataaattaagcaCACAAACCTTCAATTCAGCAAACAAGCTATCAGTATAGGGTTGTCCACCAGCTTGTGATGTGACCAAGTTAACAAGGGACAGAAGTTGCTGAAGTtgttcaacttttttttgtccATCTTTGGTCTTGTTATCAAAAAGCACTTGCCGGTTATTACATAGAGCAAGAATTTCCTACATCAATGTTAGAGATGATTGAAATATAAGCATATTtgagatattttattttagaacGATCAAGcaaactaatatatataaactagCAATTGCCAGTTGAAAAGGCCAACATTCTTCCAAGAATGTCTACAGAGGAATCAAAAGGTACAACTGAGCTGGCCAAAGCCTCAGATGCCAAAACAGTCATAGATAGTGTCTACTGTCTACAGTATCATAACAAGTTAAAACTCACTAAATTAATGCTTTGTCACGCAATCTATAACAAAAGATAAACCAATATATTAACCTACAAGTAAAGTAATTTAACTAACATAGTCTTTGCTATGGAACTTGACTCCAGCAAAGTTAAACAAGAATCATGTAAATGCTGGAAGTGTTTTCAACATAACAACCAAAGCAGAGAATAAATGAGATGCTTAACAAAGGAGAATATGGAACCCAATAAAGTGCACCAAATCTACaggatttaataaaaaatgaaaatttgatacTCGGTCAAATTCTGGTAAATTGGAAATGAATTTAGTTTCTAAGATAAAGTCCAAGCCAATCCAAAACACTGAGAGCTGAATAACAGCATTATCATGTTTACGCACTTAATTTACTGAAGCAAAATTTTGTGATTGCATTAAAGAAAGCTTGATGTAGGACAACTTTTGAAGTTGTTCTCTTCTACaatcagaaaattgcttttcaaaCTGCTGAGAATGGTAATGTCACTAGTGATTTATGGATGGGTGCTTGTGGATGGATGAAAAGAACAATGATAATCTTAGGGTCTCAGTAAAACCTCCAAGTAATCTCCTCTAGAAGAAAGTTTGATGGAGTCTCAGCACCAAAATAAAACAATCTCTCAAGAGAATTTATTCAAATTCAGATCTATGGAAACTGTATTACGAGTTAGTATAAGAGTCCTTTATATAGAGAGCCAAAGTTCTAATCCTatatggaaaaataaaatacttcTACTTCAAACTAGAAAATAATCTACTAActctaaaaaagaaaagacttACTAGTTCTATAAGAACAAATCtacaaatttataatattgttgaaatacaaattaattcaaattTCTGCTCAAAGCTACATAAGctaacttatgatagtgttccTAGTGTAATGCATCCCTTCCCCATGTAAGTAAAGAAAGATATGTCGCATGAAGGCATGAAGGATGTCACACGTAAGAATATATAGTAAGACAACCACACATGCAGTTAGATTATAGGGTATCATAGATTATAAGCCATTTATAAAGGAAGCAATAACAGAAGTATAAGCAAACATTAGTTTATAATCTGAGGCATAGACTTCAAGCTAATGTGGTGGGTAAAATTTGACTATGGTTCTGGAATTGTtccatctttttaaaaaatcctTTAACTTAGATTTTCAGTAGTCCATAAAACAACTCATGTAATAGCTGACTAGTTACCCTTTAATTACAGTGTACCAAAAAGGGGATATATCATATAAGTCAATGCAGAAAAGTATAAAACTAAGCGAAAACACACCCCTAATCAGTTAATCAAGTTTTATTGCTAAGAAACAACCTATTAAAAATTCAATATGGCGTACAAAAGCATGAAAGCATTAGTTCACATACATCCACGGAGGTCAAAAAGATTAATGCTCAGACTCAATCCACAAAGAaccaaaaagtaaaaaaatgtgTATCACAAACCAATTATCATAACATGGTTAAGAAATTAACCTTTAAAGGTTTTGGACATTCTCGACCCAAATAATCTTCTAGAGTCTCGTCATTATCTTCAAGTTCATCACCACCAGTGAAGACAACAATCATATAGTCAAATATTTTGCTTCCAAACAATGTCTCCAAACTACGAAGCGcggcttcttcttcttgagaAAAACGAGTCCGAACTGAGAAAACTACAAGGACTGCATGGATCCCATCCTTTGCCAAATCAATACATTTCACAATTTCTTTGCCAATAAATTCAGACCCAACTGAAGAATCAAACAACCCTGCGATGGATGATTCACGTTAGTATTTGTATCTACTAATTTGTGCACATTCACGCTATTCCTTAGATGTACAAGTACAACAACATGCGTCATATAAGTTCACACACAATACAGGTAAGTTTTGCATGTTCATACCGGGAGTGTCAATGACATTAATAATTTGACCATCTTTCATTATAGTTTGTTGCAGCTCACAAGTACTGGTCACACCAGATGAGCTAGCCCTTGATTTGAAGGCTTTTCTTCCAAGAACGGTGTTGCCAGTAGCACTTTTTCCATTGCCGGTTCGTCCAACCAAAACCAATGTTCGAACTGCAATCGATGGAGATGTAAGCTCCCAATCATCATCTATCGAACTTCCACCCATCATGTACGACCTGAGTTAATCTTCACAGTGCAAATACAattaatcatcaatcaaaaccCCAGTAAATGATAATACTTAAACTATAAGTCTCTTGACTTCACCGAGAAATCTATCTAGCCAACgttcaaaaaatattgtttattgataaaataaagTGCTACTaaacaaaagttgaaaaattatataaataaaacaagCGCGAGCTCAAACCATTAAAAATATGGATATAGGAAATGCAGAATTGAGCacaaaaaaatgccaaaaaGTAGACATGGTGCGATAAATATCATGATCTTAAAATTAACCAAGAATCAAGATTGATGAACTTTTGGACAAGTGACATAGTGAAATCAGAGAGCAGAACATGGCCAAAAAAAATGACCTTCATCTTTAAATACATACTTGAACATCGACTTAAGATAACAGAAATGTAGCTAATGATATCACTTCCTTCGGATTTGCTTACCTTCTACGCAAAATACAACATAATCTTGAGAAAATATTCGTGACACAAATCAGCAATACGTaaaaaattacatcaaaatcaaaattgatgGACTTCTAATCATCAATTAAACGTCTAATATAAATAGAATGCACAAATCACGATTCTCGACAATCCATAGGTAAATATGATATTGACAAGAGTAAGATCAAACTTCAAAGGCACAAAATTTTCGTTAAAATCAGAACATAAGAGGTAAAACCTAGAAAATCCCAATAAAGTAAGAAGAGGAGAGTCGATCATACAATCGATGAAAATAAACATGAAATCAAACAACTAAATTAGAAAACAATAAGTTTTCTCGAGATTTATGAAGACAAATGAATCGCCGAAGATTACTTGCTTAGCCGAGAAGGAAAGTGTGAGAAGAAGAGCCGATAGAGACAAGGCTCAAGCTAAGGATGACGATAAATCTCTACGGCAATCCAGGCAGTCAACAACTCAACATTGTAGTCAACTGCAGTACAGGGAATTGGAAGAAACTGGTCCAATAAGGAATTCCGAATTCGAGTCGACCATCTATTGGGCCAAGTACGAACTTGAGGCCCAATTCAACAAGCAAAGACAGAAGCACATAGTTTCCTCAAAAAAACACCACCcaatttaagaaaactaaacagaaaCCCTAGATTAATACACTTGAGGGAAATCATACCATCTCAACAAAAATTTAGTAACAAGTTCGCAGTCATAAGAACAGTATTTACCTTAATTTGTTGAATAAAAGTGATTGAAGAGGAGGATGAAGAGGAAATTAACCAGAACAAATAGATAAATGGAGTTCGGAACAAGGAATGTTGCGGAACTCCGTGCATTGTGAGACTCTTCAGATTCCAGCGTTGTTATCAAGGTTGGAAAAGGAAGACGCAAAGCCCCGCGCAATCTAAACGCATTGTGAACATGGGCTTTTGGAATTGGGCCTCGAGTTTAGGGGCAGCCCAATACTCGGCCTGCTTTCAAGTCCATAAGCCCAGTTTTAAGAGATGCTTTTTCCCTTTTGACGACATCGTTTTCTGGAAGCAGATTATTGTGGCAAATACCCGAGGGAAAGAAGAAGGAGCATTTCGACTTTCCATAATCACTCACGCGGAAGCAGGGGAGGAAGTGGTTAGGGAAATCGATGTTGAATTGAAGACTGAAGGACCCATTGAAGAGGACGAAAGTGGTGATTAAGCAGCTatcttcccttctctccaaGACCGTTCTCCTCTCTCAATTCGAAGGCCGCTTCTTTGACCGCTACGACTGGTTCTGCTTCCATCCGGGAAAGTTCAGGTTTTTCTTCtgtcttttattcttttttatttttgtttggattaTATCAGTGACGAAGATGATCACATAGATAAGGTCTGATTAAGCTGACCCAATTATAATTAAGCCACATATAATAATCAGAATCAAGAAAACTCTCTGTAAGTTATCATGAGAGGTGAAAGTAGGGATCTTTTGTTCCATCTCTATTCACGTTTCGGGAAAAACCAAACGATCATACTCGATACTCAATAGCCTCTGTGTTTTTGGCAACCAAGGTCAACTCATACCCCACCAATACGCCAACTCAGTGGAGAAGGAATGGCGAGGGATATCGTCACTCGCGTTCTCTTTTGTGGGCCGGACTTTCCTTCTGCTTATAATTACACCAAAGAGTATTTGCAGAGCTACCCATTCATCCAGGTACGTGTTTATGCatataaattgtttaattttgataaaaagtTTTTGACTTTTGTGTGTGAAAATATTGTAGGTTGATGAGGTGCCTTTCTGCGATGTGCCTGATGTTATAGGGGAGTACCATATGTGTGTAGTCAAAAACTTGCGCTTCGATTCAAATCTTATGTCTCGTGCAACTCAAATGAAGGTCATGATGCAATTTGGAGTTGGGTTggagggtatgtgaaatttggaTTCCTGCTTTTGTGATGGTTACTTGATGGGTTTAATGTATGTGTTTGTTTGGGTTTGTTGAAGGTGTTGATATAGATGCTGCTAAAAAGTGTGGGATCAAAGCGGCTAGGATTCCGGGTGATTTGAGTGGGAATGCAGCTTCTTGTGCAGAAATGGCTATTTATCTAATGTTGGGCCTTCTCCGAAAGCAGGTTGGTGTTTTCTTTCTGGGAAAGAAAATTATTCAATTCATGTTGCTGTTTAACCTAGGGGCGCCAGGCGAGGCGAGGAGCACCCTAGGTGCCTCGCCAAGCCTCAATCGTCTGGCTTCAGCCAGGCGTGGCCTAGGTGCGCGCCTCAGACCAGTGCAAGGCTGGTCAGGCTGGCGCCTAGGAGAAATAGGGTTAAGTGTGTTGTTTTCACGGAGGGAAGGCTCGTAAGCAATGCTTGGTTTGTTTTGGAGGTtgaagatgaagtgaagaag contains:
- the LOC119982378 gene encoding immune-associated nucleotide-binding protein 9-like; its protein translation is MMGGSSIDDDWELTSPSIAVRTLVLVGRTGNGKSATGNTVLGRKAFKSRASSSGVTSTCELQQTIMKDGQIINVIDTPGLFDSSVGSEFIGKEIVKCIDLAKDGIHAVLVVFSVRTRFSQEEEAALRSLETLFGSKIFDYMIVVFTGGDELEDNDETLEDYLGRECPKPLKEILALCNNRQVLFDNKTKDGQKKVEQLQQLLSLVNLVTSQAGGQPYTDSLFAELKKGARKLRDQQEEVNSLSGYSKREILELKEQINASYEEQLKQITEMVEEKLRETNSRLEQQLAAEQAARLKAQEMAQLAQEKSNDEIRKLRENLEKAQKETEELRSRAKSCHIL
- the LOC119982980 gene encoding agamous-like MADS-box protein AGL11 isoform X3 produces the protein MGRGKIEIKRIENTTNRQVTFCKRRNGLLKKAYELSVLCDAEVALIVFSTRGRLYEYSNSNIRSTIERYKKACSDSTNSNSVREINAQYFQQESAKLRQQIQMLQNSNRHLSGESLSSLSVKELKQLENRLERGISRIRSKKHEMLLAEIEYFQKREVEMENESVFLRTKIAEVERLHQQANMVTGPELNAIQALASRNFFDPNMLETAGTAFSHPDKKILHLG
- the LOC119982980 gene encoding agamous-like MADS-box protein AGL11 isoform X1, which produces MKEIPRSMGRGKIEIKRIENTTNRQVTFCKRRNGLLKKAYELSVLCDAEVALIVFSTRGRLYEYSNSNIRSTIERYKKACSDSTNSNSVREINAQYFQQESAKLRQQIQMLQNSNRHLSGESLSSLSVKELKQLENRLERGISRIRSKKHEMLLAEIEYFQKREVEMENESVFLRTKIAEVERLHQQANMVTGPELNAIQALASRNFFDPNMLETAGTAFSHPDKKILHLG
- the LOC119982980 gene encoding agamous-like MADS-box protein AGL11 isoform X2 → MKEIPRSMGRGKIEIKRIENTTNRQVTFCKRRNGLLKKAYELSVLCDAEVALIVFSTRGRLYEYSNSNIRSTIERYKKACSDSTNSNSVREINAQYFQQESAKLRQQIQMLQNSNRHLSGESLSSLSVKELKQLENRLERGISRIRSKKHEMLLAEIEYFQKREVEMENESVFLRTKIAEVERLHQQANMVTGPELNAIQALASRNFFDPNMLETAGTAFSHPDKKILHLG